The Methanococcoides methylutens MM1 genome has a window encoding:
- the cdhD gene encoding CO dehydrogenase/acetyl-CoA synthase subunit delta, protein MSNKMKLSGLTDLLKDLDVDSLEGVTIEGDIELDISGGGGLNPAMAYALGHEAAQISLHVANIARMLGYPIDQLFAASMGGFPQAPIAGQSRIEELIPAKFDVANMSEWATPIQEVTLGATSADGGSRKNTITLGGENALPYYFDAEMPHRNYVTMDVFDMPIGMAKAVKGNYEDVINDPAEWAKKVVRDFNADMVTIHLISTDPLINDTPAREAAKVVEDVLQAVDVPIVIGGSGNPQKDPEVLEKAAEVAEGERVLLASASLNLDYERVAKAATDYGHAVLSWTQLEINAQKELNRKLMKQCGVPRDSIVMDPTTAALGYGLDYAYTNMERIRLAALMGDDELTFPMSSGTTNAWGARESWMKESPLSQDSDWGPREYRGPIWEIVTGLTLSLAGNDMFMMMHPTSVQVLKEITQTLYGSIEADEIDITNWIGAEV, encoded by the coding sequence ATGTCAAATAAGATGAAATTATCAGGTCTTACTGATCTTCTCAAAGACCTTGATGTCGATTCACTCGAAGGAGTTACTATCGAGGGAGACATCGAGCTTGATATCAGTGGAGGCGGAGGTCTTAATCCTGCTATGGCCTATGCACTTGGTCATGAGGCAGCACAGATCTCATTACATGTCGCAAATATCGCAAGGATGCTGGGATACCCTATTGACCAGCTTTTCGCTGCGTCCATGGGCGGCTTCCCACAGGCTCCAATCGCTGGCCAGTCTAGGATAGAAGAGCTTATTCCTGCAAAGTTCGATGTTGCAAACATGAGCGAGTGGGCAACTCCTATTCAAGAAGTGACACTTGGTGCCACATCAGCAGACGGTGGTTCCAGGAAGAACACCATCACCCTTGGTGGCGAGAATGCACTTCCTTACTACTTCGATGCTGAGATGCCACACCGCAACTACGTTACAATGGATGTCTTCGATATGCCTATCGGAATGGCAAAAGCTGTTAAGGGCAACTATGAAGATGTCATCAACGACCCTGCAGAATGGGCAAAGAAGGTCGTACGTGACTTCAACGCAGACATGGTCACAATACACCTTATCTCAACAGATCCACTTATCAACGACACTCCTGCAAGGGAGGCAGCAAAGGTCGTAGAGGATGTCCTCCAGGCAGTTGACGTACCTATCGTCATCGGTGGTTCAGGTAACCCACAGAAGGACCCTGAGGTTCTTGAAAAGGCAGCTGAGGTCGCAGAAGGCGAGCGCGTGCTTCTTGCATCCGCAAGTCTCAACCTTGATTATGAAAGGGTTGCAAAGGCTGCAACAGACTACGGTCATGCAGTACTTTCCTGGACACAGCTTGAGATCAATGCTCAGAAGGAGCTTAACAGGAAGCTCATGAAGCAGTGTGGAGTCCCAAGGGACAGCATTGTAATGGACCCTACAACCGCAGCACTTGGTTACGGTCTTGACTATGCTTACACTAACATGGAGCGCATAAGGCTTGCAGCTCTCATGGGTGATGATGAACTGACATTCCCAATGTCCTCCGGTACCACCAATGCATGGGGTGCCCGTGAGTCATGGATGAAGGAATCACCACTCAGCCAGGATTCTGACTGGGGTCCACGTGAGTACAGAGGTCCTATCTGGGAGATTGTCACAGGTCTTACACTCTCACTCGCAGGAAATGACATGTTCATGATGATGCATCCAACATCTGTACAGGTGCTCAAGGAGATCACACAGACACTCTATGGTTCCATTGAGGCAGATGAGATCGACATTACCAACTGGATCGGAGCGGAGGTGTGA
- a CDS encoding AAA family ATPase gives MAKVIAITGKGGTGKTAITSLLIRHLTKTDKLVLAIDADPDTNLPETLGCETIKTVGDMKQFMQDERDNFPPDVNKETIFESKIYEILEEMDNYDLIVMGRPEGSGCYCYVNNLLRGIMDKVVKNYDVVILDTEAGLEHFSRKIIRDVDDLIVVTDGSRRGLRTAERIRELTEELETNVKNIYVVANKVTDTNKDAIKKTAEGLDLELIGTVPMDSMIAERDLEGLPLFDLSDDSDAVQEVAKIAEKLGL, from the coding sequence GTGGCTAAAGTAATTGCAATAACAGGTAAGGGTGGAACAGGGAAGACTGCAATAACCAGTCTTCTCATCCGCCATCTTACAAAAACTGACAAACTGGTCCTTGCCATCGATGCAGATCCGGACACCAATCTTCCGGAGACCCTCGGTTGTGAGACCATCAAGACTGTCGGTGATATGAAACAGTTCATGCAGGACGAAAGGGACAACTTCCCTCCTGATGTTAACAAGGAGACCATATTCGAGTCAAAGATCTATGAGATCCTCGAGGAGATGGACAATTACGACCTTATTGTAATGGGCCGTCCGGAAGGTTCCGGATGCTACTGCTATGTAAACAACCTGCTCCGTGGCATCATGGACAAGGTCGTAAAGAACTACGATGTTGTCATCCTTGATACAGAAGCAGGGCTTGAACATTTCAGCCGCAAGATCATCCGTGATGTCGATGACCTTATCGTGGTCACTGATGGTTCAAGGCGTGGTCTGAGGACTGCAGAGCGTATCAGGGAACTCACCGAGGAACTTGAGACCAATGTCAAAAACATCTACGTTGTTGCTAACAAGGTCACAGATACCAATAAGGATGCGATCAAGAAAACCGCAGAAGGTCTTGATCTCGAACTTATCGGCACTGTTCCAATGGACAGCATGATTGCAGAAAGGGATCTGGAGGGTCTTCCCCTTTTCGATCTTTCTGATGATTCCGATGCTGTACAAGAGGTCGCAAAGATCGCGGAGAAACTTGGTCTATAA
- a CDS encoding alpha/beta hydrolase, translating into MAKTKQNQTRSKSTFLKRHNNVVLLIGVSLLLVGFYGVFYSGQEDPWTMTDDGLLSYPEREELDYSVIDVDDSNPGYVVKTISYTSREAEVESLLTFPAKNGNNSDPLPAVVILPGAGVTKENEHSLSVLLADMGYASIVIDQRNLGAINVENDIMLFRNGAEPIQFLMVYDALMASDVLRDQPEIDGSKIAMLGSSKGGRFAIIATSIDDSIAGVVGISTSGYDSASLSREDVVDQAAYDFFISIDPDNYLDSISPRPFVMIHSLNDTIIPYDNALKTFEKSEDPKIFGTVDGESHGYTETMYPHLKSGLEDIFA; encoded by the coding sequence ATGGCTAAAACCAAACAAAATCAAACCAGGTCAAAGAGCACATTCCTTAAACGTCACAATAACGTTGTACTCCTGATCGGTGTTTCACTGCTACTCGTAGGCTTTTACGGTGTCTTCTACAGCGGGCAGGAAGATCCATGGACAATGACGGACGACGGCCTGCTGTCATATCCGGAACGCGAAGAACTTGACTATTCTGTAATTGATGTTGATGATTCAAACCCCGGTTATGTCGTGAAGACCATCAGTTACACAAGCCGGGAGGCAGAGGTTGAGTCTCTTTTAACGTTCCCTGCAAAAAATGGCAATAACAGTGATCCTCTACCTGCTGTTGTGATCCTGCCGGGTGCAGGAGTTACCAAGGAGAATGAACATAGCCTTTCCGTACTACTGGCAGATATGGGCTATGCATCTATTGTCATCGACCAGCGTAATCTTGGTGCGATAAATGTTGAAAACGACATCATGCTTTTCAGGAACGGTGCTGAACCGATACAGTTCCTCATGGTATATGATGCCCTGATGGCCTCCGATGTGCTGCGTGACCAGCCAGAGATCGATGGTTCAAAGATAGCAATGCTGGGGTCAAGTAAAGGAGGCAGGTTCGCGATAATTGCAACATCCATCGATGATTCCATCGCCGGTGTTGTCGGCATAAGCACAAGCGGGTATGATTCCGCTTCCCTGAGCAGGGAGGATGTCGTCGATCAGGCAGCTTATGACTTCTTCATATCCATTGATCCTGACAACTATCTGGATTCAATATCACCACGTCCTTTTGTGATGATACACTCTCTCAATGATACCATCATTCCTTATGACAACGCTTTGAAGACTTTCGAGAAATCCGAAGATCCAAAAATTTTTGGAACCGTCGATGGCGAATCTCATGGTTATACTGAAACGATGTATCCACATCTGAAAAGTGGTCTGGAAGATATCTTTGCCTGA
- the acsC gene encoding acetyl-CoA decarbonylase/synthase complex subunit gamma, with protein sequence MKINSPLEAYKFLPGTNCGECGETSCMAFASHLIDRSKKATDCIPLVNEEKYKKKYAELEALLAPEIREVVIGVGEKAVSIGGDDVLHRHKLTFFNKTAFAYDVWDTMDEKDLVERVNKIQDFKKFYVGDFLTLDMIAVRSISDDPAKFAAAVKKVMETTDFPMVLCSFNPEVLKAGLEVAAEKRPLLYAANKDNWQEVAALAQEYNVPVTVFAPNDLDLLKSLAKTFSENGIEDVVLDPGTFPTGKGLKTTFQNFLKIRRAGINGDRDIAFPIMAVPLTAWMAHDDEVSASYWETVVASVFTVKYGDIMILHSIEGYAQLPEVHIRDTIYTDPRKPVTVDPGVYEVGSPTADSPLLVTTNFALTYYTVESDLSSNGIDCYLTAIDTDGIGVEAAVAGGQLTAAKIKKGLDEAGFDMKEKLNNNVVVLPGLAARLQGDVEDETGAAVMIGPADSGRLPGWMEQNWPPQK encoded by the coding sequence ATGAAAATAAACAGCCCTCTTGAAGCTTATAAGTTCCTTCCGGGCACCAACTGTGGTGAGTGTGGTGAAACATCCTGTATGGCATTTGCATCCCACCTTATCGATAGGTCAAAGAAAGCTACTGATTGTATCCCTCTTGTGAACGAGGAGAAATACAAGAAGAAGTATGCTGAACTTGAGGCACTTCTTGCACCTGAGATCAGGGAAGTTGTTATCGGTGTTGGTGAAAAGGCAGTAAGCATTGGTGGCGATGATGTATTGCACCGCCATAAGCTCACATTCTTCAACAAGACCGCATTCGCATACGATGTCTGGGACACCATGGATGAGAAGGACCTTGTTGAAAGGGTCAACAAGATACAGGACTTCAAGAAGTTCTATGTCGGAGACTTCCTGACACTCGACATGATCGCAGTGCGCAGCATCTCAGATGATCCTGCAAAGTTCGCAGCAGCAGTAAAGAAAGTAATGGAAACCACTGATTTCCCAATGGTCCTCTGTTCATTCAACCCTGAAGTTCTCAAAGCAGGACTTGAGGTGGCAGCAGAGAAGAGACCACTTCTTTATGCAGCTAACAAGGACAACTGGCAGGAAGTCGCAGCTCTTGCACAGGAATACAATGTTCCTGTGACAGTGTTTGCACCAAATGACCTTGACCTGCTCAAGTCACTTGCAAAGACCTTCTCTGAGAATGGCATTGAGGATGTTGTCCTCGATCCGGGAACATTCCCAACAGGAAAGGGACTGAAGACCACCTTCCAGAACTTCCTGAAGATCAGAAGGGCAGGTATCAACGGTGACCGTGACATTGCATTCCCGATCATGGCAGTACCTCTTACAGCATGGATGGCACACGATGACGAGGTCAGTGCATCCTACTGGGAGACCGTGGTCGCATCAGTGTTCACTGTCAAGTACGGCGATATCATGATACTCCACAGTATCGAGGGATACGCACAGCTTCCAGAAGTTCACATCCGTGACACCATCTACACTGACCCACGTAAGCCGGTCACAGTAGATCCGGGAGTTTATGAGGTAGGTTCACCAACAGCAGATTCACCACTGCTTGTCACAACCAACTTCGCCCTTACATACTACACTGTAGAGAGCGACCTGTCATCCAATGGCATTGACTGTTACCTCACAGCTATCGACACCGACGGTATTGGTGTAGAAGCTGCTGTAGCAGGCGGTCAGCTCACAGCTGCAAAGATCAAGAAGGGACTCGATGAAGCAGGCTTCGACATGAAGGAGAAGCTCAACAACAACGTAGTTGTACTTCCGGGCCTTGCAGCACGTCTCCAGGGTGATGTGGAAGACGAGACTGGTGCCGCTGTTATGATCGGTCCGGCAGATTCAGGAAGACTTCCTGGCTGGATGGAACAGAACTGGCCACCACAGAAATAA
- a CDS encoding 60S ribosomal export protein NMD3, with protein MDKRLISIYLPFTHLMSLTLCPKCGAETKRLYKNVCRKCFLENFTLAVLPLVLHARICSRCNARFDRNKWRDEGDLEDIVIRTVEDELFVHEEADDVDIVMEPRELTPHLYKVKVEIDAMVEGEPLHQELVTEVRIIREACDRCSRMSGGYFEAILQIRAANRMVTPEEIDACKLICADMVEKLWKKGGRFAFITDCIDSKDGADIYLGSANAGRQICKAVVSEIGGTFSESPTLYGHKDGKDLYRITFSMRLPEFMPGDIILYKGSVIEIRNSGKNSKGIYLATGARFLVETEKLDGAIRIANRDDAVGAVLVAVEGDDIMVLDPTTYQTITLKKPMFFSSEAGDEIPVISTEQGLFALPEDSAHRL; from the coding sequence ATGGACAAAAGACTAATATCCATCTACTTACCATTCACACACCTGATGAGCCTTACATTATGCCCGAAATGCGGGGCAGAGACCAAAAGACTCTACAAAAACGTTTGTAGGAAATGCTTTTTAGAAAATTTTACATTAGCTGTGCTTCCGCTTGTTCTCCATGCAAGGATATGTTCCAGGTGCAACGCACGTTTTGACCGCAATAAATGGCGGGACGAAGGAGACCTTGAGGATATTGTGATCAGGACCGTTGAAGATGAACTCTTTGTCCACGAAGAAGCCGATGATGTTGATATCGTCATGGAACCACGGGAGCTGACTCCACACCTATACAAAGTTAAAGTAGAGATCGATGCCATGGTCGAGGGAGAACCATTGCATCAGGAACTTGTAACAGAGGTCCGCATAATACGTGAGGCGTGTGACAGGTGCAGTCGTATGTCAGGCGGATACTTTGAGGCTATCCTGCAGATAAGGGCAGCTAACAGGATGGTGACTCCTGAAGAGATCGATGCTTGCAAACTTATCTGTGCCGACATGGTGGAAAAATTATGGAAAAAAGGGGGCCGGTTTGCTTTTATTACTGATTGTATCGACTCAAAGGACGGAGCCGATATCTACCTTGGTTCTGCAAACGCAGGGCGGCAGATCTGCAAGGCCGTTGTCTCGGAAATTGGTGGCACCTTTTCAGAGTCTCCTACTCTTTATGGTCATAAGGACGGAAAGGACCTTTACAGGATCACTTTCTCTATGAGACTTCCTGAGTTCATGCCCGGTGATATCATTCTCTATAAAGGCAGTGTCATAGAGATCCGCAACTCCGGGAAGAATTCCAAAGGAATCTACCTTGCAACCGGTGCCAGGTTCCTTGTAGAGACCGAGAAACTGGATGGTGCTATACGCATAGCCAACAGGGATGATGCAGTTGGTGCTGTTCTTGTAGCTGTGGAAGGCGATGACATCATGGTGCTGGACCCAACCACCTACCAGACGATAACGCTAAAGAAACCCATGTTCTTCTCATCTGAAGCCGGTGATGAGATCCCGGTAATAAGTACCGAGCAGGGACTTTTTGCCCTGCCGGAGGACAGTGCACACAGGTTATAA
- the cdhC gene encoding CO dehydrogenase/CO-methylating acetyl-CoA synthase complex subunit beta: MAEEFPFEISPMFEGERIRKDGMHVELSGPKSKGYELVRATPMDEIEDGRFTLIGPDLSEMEEGSRHPFAMIYKIAGELVEEDLESIVERRNHDFQNYIQGMMHLNQRYDVWVRISKDAVSKGLTSFEPIAKAVMMLFKNELPFIEKVEAVYVTDLAEIEKEMDAVKAVYQSRDDRTRDLHEEDVDTFYGCSLCQSFAPSNVCVITPDRISLCGAINWFDGRAAAKVDPEGPQFAIPKGDVIDVESGEFTGVNEIAKSLSSGEYDRIKLHSFFEYPHTSCGCFEVVGFYIPEVDGIGWIDRDYAGTAPNGLPFSTMAGQTGGGKQVAGFLGVGINYFRSPKFIQADGGWGRVVWMPKNLKDRVLSDIPAEIADKVATEEDAADLDSLRNFLTDKAHPIVERWEAEEEPEEEEEVKEEAAAAAPTMMQAAIPMQGMPMMMPSSSGTGGVKIILKNAKVSIDKVIIQKKE, from the coding sequence ATGGCAGAAGAATTCCCCTTTGAGATTTCCCCTATGTTCGAAGGGGAAAGGATTAGAAAGGACGGCATGCACGTCGAACTCTCAGGACCGAAATCAAAAGGATATGAGCTTGTAAGAGCTACACCTATGGATGAGATAGAGGACGGTAGGTTCACACTTATCGGCCCTGACCTTTCAGAGATGGAAGAAGGTTCAAGACACCCATTCGCAATGATCTACAAGATCGCAGGAGAACTTGTGGAAGAAGACCTTGAGTCCATTGTCGAACGTAGGAACCACGATTTCCAGAACTACATCCAGGGTATGATGCACCTGAACCAGCGCTACGATGTGTGGGTTCGTATAAGCAAGGATGCTGTGTCCAAGGGCTTAACATCCTTTGAACCTATCGCAAAAGCTGTTATGATGCTTTTCAAGAACGAGCTCCCATTCATTGAGAAGGTCGAAGCTGTCTATGTAACAGACCTCGCTGAGATCGAGAAAGAGATGGACGCTGTAAAGGCAGTCTATCAGTCAAGGGACGACAGGACCCGTGACCTGCATGAGGAAGATGTTGACACATTCTACGGATGCAGTCTCTGTCAGTCATTTGCACCATCCAATGTTTGTGTAATTACACCAGACAGGATCTCACTTTGTGGTGCTATCAACTGGTTCGACGGCCGTGCAGCAGCAAAGGTCGATCCTGAGGGACCACAGTTCGCTATTCCTAAAGGCGATGTGATCGATGTAGAATCCGGTGAGTTCACCGGTGTGAACGAGATCGCAAAGTCACTTTCAAGCGGTGAATATGACCGTATCAAGCTTCACTCATTCTTCGAATATCCACATACATCCTGTGGTTGCTTCGAGGTAGTAGGTTTCTACATACCTGAGGTCGATGGTATTGGCTGGATAGACAGGGACTATGCAGGCACTGCACCAAACGGTCTTCCATTCTCCACAATGGCAGGTCAGACAGGTGGTGGAAAGCAGGTTGCCGGTTTCCTTGGTGTAGGTATCAACTACTTCAGGTCACCAAAGTTCATCCAGGCAGATGGCGGATGGGGCCGTGTTGTATGGATGCCAAAGAACCTGAAGGACCGTGTACTTTCTGATATTCCGGCTGAGATCGCTGATAAGGTCGCAACCGAAGAAGATGCAGCAGACCTCGATTCATTGAGGAATTTCCTTACTGACAAAGCTCATCCTATCGTCGAGAGATGGGAAGCAGAGGAAGAGCCTGAAGAAGAGGAAGAGGTAAAGGAAGAAGCAGCAGCTGCAGCACCAACAATGATGCAGGCAGCAATACCAATGCAGGGTATGCCAATGATGATGCCATCTTCATCCGGTACCGGCGGTGTCAAGATCATCCTCAAGAACGCAAAGGTCAGCATAGACAAAGTGATAATCCAGAAAAAGGAGTAA
- a CDS encoding NAD(P)/FAD-dependent oxidoreductase, with the protein MKDRYDVIVVGAGPAGSIAATNAARKGLSVLLVEKRQEIGAPVRCAEGVSKLRLQQHIEPDESWICSEVRGAQIIAPNGITITMSEENAGSEVGYVLDRKVFDRALAEQTAEAGAEVLVKARVTGLIIEDDSVCGVNLMYHGEMHTIRSSIVIGADGVESKVGRWAGIDTSLKPSQIETCAQFLVSGTGIDQQFCYFYIGNEVAPAGYVWLFPKGNDLANVGIGILGNRAGSKRPIDLLTEFVEKNISEGRIIERVAGAVPASGPIEKTIANGLMLVGDAARQSDPFTGGGISNAMDAGMMAAEVATKAIAAGDVSEKLLQEYETCWRESIGKDIGNSLIVKDTFFNLPDEDLNCLAESVKDVDFDKMDFIVLVSALFKSNKKLLWNLRPLFTQKLKQKFSAKGIFRK; encoded by the coding sequence ATGAAAGACCGGTATGATGTGATCGTTGTAGGAGCCGGACCGGCTGGTTCGATAGCAGCAACAAATGCTGCCAGAAAAGGACTTTCCGTTCTTCTTGTTGAGAAGCGACAGGAGATAGGTGCACCTGTAAGGTGTGCCGAAGGTGTGAGTAAACTGAGGCTCCAGCAGCATATTGAACCGGATGAGAGCTGGATCTGCTCTGAGGTCAGGGGTGCACAAATCATAGCTCCTAATGGCATTACTATTACCATGTCCGAGGAGAATGCCGGCTCTGAGGTTGGTTATGTCCTTGATCGTAAGGTCTTTGATCGTGCACTTGCAGAGCAAACTGCGGAAGCCGGTGCTGAAGTGCTTGTGAAGGCAAGGGTTACCGGATTGATCATTGAGGACGATAGTGTATGCGGTGTAAACCTGATGTATCACGGTGAAATGCATACTATTCGTTCAAGCATTGTTATCGGTGCAGACGGGGTTGAATCCAAAGTTGGCAGGTGGGCAGGCATTGATACATCCCTGAAACCTTCACAGATCGAAACATGTGCACAGTTCCTTGTAAGTGGTACCGGAATAGACCAGCAATTCTGTTATTTCTACATTGGAAATGAGGTTGCACCTGCGGGATACGTCTGGTTGTTCCCAAAAGGCAACGACCTTGCAAATGTTGGTATCGGCATACTCGGGAACAGGGCCGGTAGCAAGAGGCCAATAGATTTGCTAACCGAATTTGTTGAGAAGAATATTTCTGAAGGCAGGATCATTGAGCGTGTAGCAGGTGCAGTTCCTGCAAGTGGTCCCATTGAGAAGACCATTGCAAACGGGTTGATGCTTGTGGGTGACGCTGCCAGGCAGTCCGATCCTTTTACAGGAGGAGGGATCAGCAATGCGATGGATGCAGGAATGATGGCGGCAGAGGTTGCTACAAAAGCGATCGCTGCAGGTGATGTCTCCGAGAAGTTGCTTCAGGAATATGAGACATGCTGGCGTGAGAGCATTGGGAAGGATATAGGCAACAGCCTGATCGTGAAGGACACTTTCTTCAACCTGCCTGATGAGGACCTGAACTGTCTTGCTGAATCTGTTAAAGACGTGGATTTCGACAAGATGGACTTTATTGTGCTTGTATCTGCTTTGTTCAAGAGCAATAAGAAGCTTCTCTGGAACCTGAGGCCATTGTTTACCCAGAAGCTGAAGCAGAAGTTTTCTGCAAAGGGTATTTTCAGGAAATAA